In Fusarium fujikuroi IMI 58289 draft genome, chromosome FFUJ_chr08, one genomic interval encodes:
- a CDS encoding probable regulator of conidiation rca-1, whose product MNNPAPIQQRRGPWSQYEDVYLMELVRTHGALNWVRIASTLGTRTPKQCRERYHQNLKPTLNHEPITPEEGVIIERLVADLGKRWAEIARRLNGRSDNAVKNWWNGSQNRRKRTDRRRAAQDHHDSYYPSNRPGLSISTPAIPMHGAQLSPLTGTTMRHPMHSWIEAPLPSPCSSDSAESEMGSNYTTSPSHQTTQLAGPVELPPLRHSGLPTAGDRLPSFDRLAPPPHAYVDRPEYQPRLPHFAPQAQLLTAPNSPVQQQQQSQNRKAQDSRMHLSALMD is encoded by the coding sequence ATGAACAACCCCGCTCCCATCCAGCAGCGGAGAGGCCCTTGGTCACAATATGAGGATGTGTATCTTATGGAACTTGTTCGCACGCATGGAGCTCTCAACTGGGTTCGAATTGCGTCAACCCTGGGAACCCGTACACCAAAGCAGTGCCGCGAGCGTTATCATCAGAACCTAAAACCAACACTCAACCACGAACCCATCACACCCGAGGAAGGTGTCATAATTGAACGACTTGTCGCGGACCTTGGGAAACGCTGGGCCGAAATTGCACGCCGTCTCAATGGCAGGAGCGATAATGCCGTCAAGAACTGGTGGAATGGTAGCCAAAATAGACGTAAGCGCACGGATCGACGACGCGCTGCGCAGGATCACCACGATAGCTACTACCCCTCGAACCGCCCCGGACTATCCATTTCTACACCAGCCATTCCCATGCATGGAGCACAACTTTCACCCCTAACTGGCACCACCATGCGTCATCCCATGCATTCATGGATTGAGGCTCCTCTCCCCTCGCCATGCTCTTCCGATTCTGCTGAATCTGAAATGGGATCCAACTATACCACATCACCTTCCCATCAGACCACGCAACTCGCTGGGCCTGTCGAATTACCACCTCTGCGTCACTCAGGCTTGCCAACAGCTGGTGACAGGCTTCCCAGCTTTGACAGATtggctcctcctccccaTGCTTATGTGGACAGGCCTGAGTATCAACCCAGGTTGCCCCATTTTGCCCCTCAAGCGCAACTACTCACCGCGCCTAACTCGCCtgtccagcagcagcagcaatcaCAAAACCGAAAGGCCCAAGATTCCAGGATGCATCTCTCCGCCCTCATGGATTAA
- a CDS encoding related to UDP-N-acetylglucosamine-peptide N-acetylglucosaminyltransferase, giving the protein MSPHAVTPPQSNLDTLSTFPNNDDAIFNDHHPRNVPAPYQQSFAIRTSRPHRHTIPYGSALYPPRQEHHLRRKTPNGTVDAGYDGSPSLFSHGPPPSKHLVLPRSATATAFPLTGPSIRQSHYNGSIDYRRPSSVGNTGLSDDLQARPGSSTWAYGGDTALHRGALPTNHYGLHQAEGQYIPQGQPEAPGVFPNLYQPIIRAHEYNVRAFCPPPIVMNESLPFGQPGMHTPWNYHGRPDLVSARHIQPQDLRSFQQHCGSDFARRSSFASGFDSETQHHPGFDSGMQTQSYLRPPHMSSQQGFREKVLLQAHRVYVDLLAYAQTIRKPQGSKGAVGHNTSPRLLVYPKPPKPSLRISEAAFGQDPTLFNNSSENDSYQDFQSRGHVVPYFQGPYNSYSSTGNSTLFAAAKSILDMLSSLCEQSTWSWIDGIMLGGCLHYGLDQYQEALEWFSRITALDSSHVEAITNKAATLYCLGRQDEAEKHWIRAVEVQPRYLEAVEHLVGLLYKKRSKEAVEIIDHVQRALRVLPAQNQQAGPHDQLVKPPGFASSGYAVHGKENGRVLALIHAKGTMLYSLKDVNRASEAFEEAVLISVGRQMTSIQDLVRRIQTALSPTETPVSHRNARHGTRPLLLPPERARHTAQLVFGGTGSLPGLQHVAEGSTKRAAVQTTSNSLLSLAKIFQDSLSSGQGTPNILRRPSGVEDILALYYLSLSLQESPSTANNVGILLAGVQQIASNPPTPNVDVPAHSSIPGIVPGSGLALALAYYHYGLRLDPKHVHLHTNLGSLLKDIGQLDLAIQMYEQAVACDGTFDIALTNLANAVKDRGRINDAITYYKRAVSSNPDFAEAVCGLSTALNSVCDWRGRGGVILKSGKYDRWHVDDKGLLIDARSFGRDSGLVKRVVRIINRQLSDASHWGQGVLDEKKIASFTRQIKDLGLVTSFDPEQALRGWSNKPWEGSRVIRLIERAARATQWKWYRDQHVSGSQTQTQYTRLRLPSGLSVPSAPTVLPFHTFTCPLSAKDIRVISQRNGIRISCSTLRLPWLPSTVYPPPPPPNPHLNIGYVSSDFNNHPLAHLMQSVFGFHNPNRASAICYATTASDRSVHRQQIEREAPVFRDVSSWPADKLVEQIIKDEIHILVNLNGYTRGARNEIFAARPAPVQMSFMGFAGTLGAEWCDYILADSTAIPPETLRPWRGNFDIADVFKDDTEGEEEDWMYSENIIYCRDTFFCCDHAQSCDASERSVTWEQEQRRRWKMRKELFPALSDDTIIMGNFNQLYKIEPTTFRVWLRILAQVPKAVIWLLRFPELGEANLRRTASAWAGEEVASRLIFTDVAPKSQHISRARVCDLFLDTPECNAHTTAADVLWSSTPLLTLPRYPYKMCSRMAASILKGALPKSNEGREAAAELIAASEEEYEQRAVELASGLSYTMCADGYGQGDGRLADVRKLLWESKWHCGLFDTKRWVNDVETAYEQAWQRWVAGEGGDIYL; this is encoded by the exons ATGTCCCCTCACGCGGTGACGCCGCCGCAGTCGAATCTCGATACCCTCTCAACGTTCCCAAATAACGACGACGCCATTTTTAACGACCATCACCCTCGCAATGTCCCGGCGCCATATCAGCAGTCATTCGCGATTCGCACCTCTCGACCTCACCGGCACACTATCCCGTATGGCTCAGCTCTTTATCCCCCACGCCAAGAGCATCATTTACGACGAAAGACACCAAACGGTACTGTCGATGCCGGATATGACGGCTCGCCGTCGTTGTTCTCCCATGGCCCCCCGCCTTCAAAACATTTAGTTCTACCTCGATCAGCGACGGCTACGGCATTTCCCCTGACGGGCCCTTCTATACGCCAATCTCATTACAATGGGAGCATCGACTACCGCCGTCCCTCTTCGGTCGGCAATACTGGCCTCAGCGATGACCTGCAAGCCCGTCCCGGATCTTCCACTTGGGCTTATGGAGGCGATACGGCATTGCATCGTGGTGCACTTCCTACTAATCATTATGGCCTTCATCAAGCCGAAGGCCAGTACATTCCTCAAGGCCAGCCTGAAGCGCCGGGGGTATTCCCTAATCTTTACCAACCAATAATACGAGCTCACGAGTACAATGTCAGGGCATTTTGCCCACCCCCCATAGTCATGAACGAATCGCTGCCTTTCGGTCAACCAGGCATGCATACGCCATGGAATTATCATGGTCGACCTGACCTTGTCTCAGCAAGGCACATTCAGCCGCAGGACTTGCGCTCTTTCCAGCAGCATTGTGGTTCTGACTTCGCGCGTCGTTCTTCCTTTGCTTCAGGCTTTGACTCGGAAActcagcatcatcctggATTCGATTCGGGCATGCAAACACAATCATATCTTCGGCCACCTCATATGAGCAGCCAGCAGGGTTTCAGAGAGAAAGTATTATTACAGGCGCACAGGGTCTACGTTGATCTGCTGGCATACGCACAAACTATCCGGAAACCGCAGGGCTCCAAAGGAGCAGTAGGCCACAACACGTCCCCTAGGCTTCTCGTTTACCCTAAACCTCCGAAACCTTCCTTGAGAATATCTGAGGCCGCATTTGGACAAGATCCTACATTATTCAACAACTCCTCTGAGAATGATTCGTATCAAGACTTCCAGTCAAGGGGACATGTGGTACCCTACTTTCAGGGGCCGTATAACAGTTATTCTTCCACGGGTAATTCAACACTTTTCGCGGCAGCAAAGTCTATTTTAGATATGCTCAGCAGTCTTTGCGAACAGAGTACCTGGAGCTGGATCGACGGGATAATGCTAGGGGGGTGTTTGCACTATGGTCTAGATCAATATCAAGAGGCGTTGGAATGGTTCTCGAGAATTACCGCCCTTGACTCGAG TCATGTCGAGGCAATTACGAATAAAGCGGCCACTCTTTACTGTCTCGGCCGCCAAGACGAGGCCGAGAAACACTGGATCAGAGCTGTGGAAGTGCAGCCTAGGTACTTAGAAGCTGTTGAACATCTTGTTGGACTTCTTTACAAAAAGCGCAGCAAAGAAGCCGTCGAGATCATCGACCACGTTCAACGCGCTCTAAGGGTATTGCCG GCACAGAATCAGCAAGCCGGACCTCACGACCAACTAGTGAAACCTCCTGGTTTTGCATCCAGTGGCTATGCTGTTCATGGGAAAGAGAATGGGCGTGTCCTGGCTCTCATACATGCGAAGGGAACCATGCTATACAGTCTCAAAGATGTGAACAGAGCATCAGAGGCTTTTGAAGAGGCTGTGTTGATCAGCGTAGGTCGCCAAATGACTAGTATACAGGATCTTGTTCGTCGAATCCAGACTGCCTTATCTCCAACAGAAACTCCAGTCTCGCATAGGAACGCTAGACACGGTACTCGGCCCTTATTACTCCCTCCTGAAAGGGCTCGTCATACTGCACAGCTCGTCTTTGGCGGCACCGGTTCTCTACCGGGACTGCAGCATGTAGCTGAAGGCTCAACCAAGCGAGCTGCTGTGCAGACCACAAGCAATTCGCTGTTATCTTTGGCTAAGATATTCCAAGATTCTTTGTCAAGTGGGCAAGGAACCCCGAACATTCTACGACGCCCTTCTGGGGTTGAAGATATCTTGGCCCTATACTATCTATCACTTTCACTTCAGGAAAGCCCTTCCACGGCTAACAATGTTGGCATCCTCCTCGCCGGTGTTCAACAGATAGCATCAAATCCCCCGACTCCGAATGTTGATGTGCCTGCCCATTCGAGCATTCCCGGTATAGTACCAGGCAGCGgtctggctttggctttggcgtaCTATCACTATGGCCTACGCCTGGATCCCAAGCATGTCCATTTACACACCAACTTGGGAAGTCTGCTCAAGGACATTGGACAATTGGATCTTGCGATACAAATGTATGAACAGGCCGTGGCGTGCGATGGGACTTTTGATATCGCCTTGACAAACCTCGCCAATGCTGTCAAGGACAGGGGACGCATCAACGATGCAATAACGTATTACAAACGCGCTGTAAGCTCTAACCCCGACTTTGCTGAAGCCGTATGTGGTCTTTCTACAGCTCTCAACTCTGTTTGTGACTGGAGAGGTCGCGGCGGGGTTATTTTGAAATCCGGGAAATACGATCGATGGCACGTGGATGACAAGGGTCTGCTCATTGATGCCCGTTCTTTCGGCCGTGACAGCGGCCTTGTCAAGCGTGTCGTACGGATTATCAATCGCCAGTTGAGTGACGCATCACATTGGGGTCAGGGGGTtctcgatgagaagaaaatCGCCTCGTTTACGCGGCAGATTAAGGACCTGGGCCTGGTCACATCGTTCGACCCAGAGCAAGCTCTCAGGGGATGGAGCAACAAACCATGGGAGGGCTCACGCGTCATACGTTTGATAGAGCGTGCAGCTCGTGCAACGCAATGGAAATGGTATCGGGATCAGCACGTCTCTGGCAGCCAAACACAGACCCAGTACACTCGGCTTCGATTACCCAGCGGGCTTAGCGTTCCTTCAGCACCAACCGTCCTACCCTTTCATACCTTCACATGCCCCCTATCAGCAAAGGACATTCGAGTAATTTCTCAGCGTAATGGCATTCGAATATCTTGTTCAACACTACGGTTGCCATGGCTCCCTTCCACAGTCTATCCCCCACCGCCTCCCCCTAACCCAcaccttaatataggatacGTATCCTCGGACTTTAACAATCACCCCTTGGCTCACCT GATGCAATCAGTATTTGGATTCCACAATCCAAATCGGGCAAGCGCTATTTGCTATGCTACAACCGCAAGCGACCGATCTGTCCACCGACAGCAGATCGAAAGGGAGGCTCCTGTTTTTCGTGATGTCAGCAGTTGGCCCGCAGATAAACTGGTAGAGCAAATCATCAAGGACGAGATTCATATacttgtcaacctcaacgGCTATACGAGAGGGGCACGCAACGAAATTTTTGCTGCACGACCCGCCCCAGTCCAGATGTCCTTCATGGGCTTTGCCGGTACCCTGGGTGCTGAGTGGTGCGATTATATCCTGGCCGATAGCACAGCCATTCCGCCGGAGACCCTACGGCCCTGGCGTGGAAACTTCGATATCGCCGATGTTTTTAAGGACGATAcggagggcgaggaggaagactgGATGTACTCGGAAAATATCATCTATTGCCGAGATACTTTCTTCTGTTGCGATCACGCTCAGTCATGCGATGCAAGTGAACGGTCGGTTACTTGGGAACAAGAGCAGAGGCGTCGCTGGAAGATGCGAAAAGAGCTTTTTCCTGCTTTGAGTGATGACACTATCATCATGGGCAATTTCAACCAGTTATACAAG ATCGAGCCTACAACCTTTAGAGTATGGCTTAGAATTCTGGCACAGGTGCCAAAGGCAGTGATATGGCTACTTCGATTTCCGGAACTCGGGGAAGCTAATCTACGGCGAACTGCTAGTGCTTGGGCTGGCGAAGAAGTGGCCAGTCGTCTGATCTTCACAGATGTAGCGCCAAAGAGTCAGCATATCTCGAGGGCTCGTGTGTGTGACCTGTTTCTCGACACCCCTGAGTGCAACGCCCATACAACAGCGGCAGATGTTCTCTGGTCAAGCACACCCCTGCTCACGCTTCCTCGATACCCATACAAGATGTGCTCTCGTATGGCCGCATCAATCTTGAAGGGCGCTCTACCTAAATCAAACGAAGGCCGAGAGGCTGCAGCAGAGCTGATCGCCGCGAGTGAAGAAGAGTACGAGCAACGCGCAGTTGAACTCGCCAGCGGCCTCAGCTACACCATGTGCGCGGACGGCTATGGTCAGGGTGATGGCCGCTTGGCAGATGTACGCAAGTTGTTATGGGAAAGCAAATGGCACTGCGGGCTCTTCGACACGAAGCGTTGGGTGAATGACGTTGAGACAGCCTATGAGCAAGCGTGGCAACGATGGGTTGCTGGCGAAGGCGGCGACATTTATCTATGA
- a CDS encoding probable ribosomal protein L12: MPPKFDPNEVKVIHLRATGGEVGASSALAPKIGPLGLSPKKVGEDIAKATGDWKGLRVTVKLTIQNRQAAVSVVPTASSLIIKALKEPPRDRKKEKNIKHNKSVSLDEIIEIARTMRYKSFAKELSGTVKEILGTAYSVGCQVDGKPPQAIIEAIDSGDIDIPEE; encoded by the exons ATGC CTCCCAAGTTCGATCCCAATGAGGTCAAGGTGAT CCACCTCCGCGCCACTGGTGGTGAGGTCGGTGCCTCCTCTGCCCTTGCTCCAAAGATCGGTCCTCTGGGTCTCTCCCCCAAGAAGGTCGGAGAAGACATTGCCAAGGCCACTGGCGACTGG AAAGGCTTGCGCGTGACTGTCAAGCTCACCATCCAGAACCGTCAGGCCGCCGTGTCGGTTGTGCCCactgcttcttccttgaTCATCAAGGCTCTCAAGGAGCCTCCTCGTGAtcgcaagaaggagaagaacatcaagcacaACAAGTCTGTCAGccttgacgagatcatcgaGATCGCCCGCACCATGCGATACAAGTCTTTCGCCAAGGAGCTCTCTGGTACTGTCAAGGAGATTCTCGGAACCGCCTACAGTGTTGGCTGCCAGGTCGACGGCAAGCCTCCCCAGGCTATCATCGAGGCCATTGACAGCGGAGACATCGATA TCCCTGAGGAGTAA
- a CDS encoding putative protein SEC23-like protein has translation MCQEADSLASLKESLVMSLSLLPENALVGLITYGTMAHVHEIGYEECAKSYVFRGSKEYAAKQVQEMLGLSSSGVRPGMQPQPGRPFPAGPASRFLLPVQQAEFQLTKALESLQKDPWPVANDRRNLRCTGVALSVAVGLLESCFQNAGGRIMLFAGGPATEGPGMVVGPELREPIRSHHDIDRDNVKYYKKALKFYENLAKRTAHNGHIIDIFAGCLDQVGLLEMKGLCNSTGGHMILTDSFTSSMFKQSFVRIFEKDGDDNLLMGFNAVLEVLTTKELKVTGLIGHAVSLNKKSISVGETECGIGNTCSWKMCGIDPKSSYGIYFEIAGQGPATHQQAPQKGMMQFLTYYQHSSGQFHLRVTTVARNLSSPAGDPAIAQSFDQEAAAVLMSRIAVFKAEVDDGPDVLRWVDRMLIRLCSRFADYRKDDPSSFRLEKNFTLYPQFMFHLRRSQFLQVFNNSPDETAFYRHVLNHEDVSNSLVMIQPTLDSYTFDQDGGQPVLLDSASIQPTHILLLDTFFHILIFHGETIAEWRKAGYQDQEGYENFAGLLEQPKEDARDLITDRFPLPRFIVCDAGGSQARFLLSKLNPSTTHTTGPYGGVGATTAQTIFTDDVSLQTFMDHLMKLAVSGTN, from the exons ATGTGCCAGGAGGCTGACAGCCTCGCCTCTTTGAAAGAATCGCTTGTGATGAGTTTGAGTCTGCTTCCCGAGAACGCTCTTGTTGGTCTCATCACTTATGGCACAATG GCTCATGTCCACGAGATCGGCTACGAGGAATGCGCCAAGTCCTATGTTTTCCGAGGTAGCAAAGAATATGCTGCGAAGCAAGTCCAGGAGATGCTTGGTCTATCATCCTCCGGCGTACGACCCGGCATGCAACCTCAGCCTGGTCGCCCATTCCCTGCCGGCCCGGCATCTCGCTTCCTCCTCCCTGTCCAGCAGGCCGAGTTCCAGCTGACCAAGGCTCTCGAATCCCTTCAAAAGGACCCATGGCCAGTTGCGAATGACAGGCGTAACCTTCGATGCACCGGAGTTGCCCTCAGCGTTGCCGTCGGTCTTTTGGAGTCATGTTTCCAGAATGCAGGTGGGCGCATCATGCTATTTGCTGGAGGCCCCGCTACTGAAGGCCCTGGCATGGTCGTGGGGCCCGAGTTGAGAGAGCCTATCCGATCCCACCATGATATTGATCGGGACAACGTTAAGTATTACAAAAAGGCTCTGAAG TTTTACGAGAACTTGGCCAAACGAACGGCACACAATGGTCACATTATTGACATTTTTGCTGGTTGTCTGGATCAGGTCGGTCTCCTCGAAATGAAGGGCCTATGTAATTCAACCGGTGGTCATATGATTCTGACTGATAGTTTCACTTCTTCCATGTTCAAACAATCATTTGTACGAatctttgagaaggatggcgatgataaTCTACTCATGGGTTTCAACGCAGTGTTGGAAGTTCTGACCACAAAGGAACTCAAGGTCACAGGTCTCATTGGACACGCAGTctctctcaacaagaagTCGATCTCTGTGGGCGAGACTGAATGTGGAATTGGCAACACATGTTCTTGGAAGATGTGCGGCATCGACCCCAAATCGAGCTACGGTATCTACTTCGAGATTGCCGGCCAAGGTCCTGCCACACATCAACAAGCACCGCAGAAGGGCATGATGCAGTTCCTGACGTACTATCAGCACTCGTCGGGTCAGTTCCACCTCCGCGTCACGACTGTCGCCCGCAACCTTAGTAGCCCTGCTGGGGACCCAGCAATCGCGCAGTCCTTCGACCAAGAGGCCGCCGCTGTCCTCATGTCACGAATTGCTGTGTTCAAGgccgaggttgatgatggcccTGATGTCCTACGCTGGGTTGACAGAATGTTGATTCGCCTCTGCTCCAGATTCGCGGACTACAGGAAAGATGATCCTTCATCCTTCCGACTGGAGAAGAACTTTACGTTATACCCTCAATTCATGTTCCATCTCAGACGAAGCCAGTTCCTGCAGGTTTTCAACAACTCTCCAGACGAAACAGCCTTCTACCGCCACGTACTCAACCATGAAGATGTTAGTAACTCACTCGTGATGATTCAGCCAACCCTGGACTCCTACACCTTCGACCAGGATGGCGGCCAGCCAGTTCTTTTGGACTCGGCCTCTATCCAACCAACTCACATTCTGCTTCTCGATACTTTCTTCCACATTCTCATCTTCCACGGTGAAACAATTGCAGAGTGGAGAAAGGCTGGttaccaagatcaagaaggttATGAGAACTTCGCTGGTTTGTTGGAACAACCCAAGGAGGATGCTCGC GATCTCATCACTGACCgctttcctcttcctcgatTCATTGTTTGCGATGCTGGCGGTTCTCAGGCTCGATTCCTCCTGTCCAAGCTTAACCCATCTACTACACACACCACTGGTCCATATGGTGGTGTAGGAGCCACCACTGCTCAGACAATTTTCACAGACGACGTATCTCTACAGACCTTCATGGACCACTTGATGAA GCTTGCTGTGAGCGGTACCAATTGA